One Cellulomonas sp. Y8 DNA segment encodes these proteins:
- a CDS encoding MFS transporter produces MPSLLVDVTPLRVSPEFRRLWWGLSVANLGAQLTVVAVGLQVYELTRSTFAVGVVGLCALVPLVVFGLYGGAIVDHADRRKVALVASAVSWVATVGLAIQGWSDNTHVGVLYALVALQSGAGAVNSPARSAIIPRLLEPRLMPAANALQTVGWNVALTLGPLLGAGLVALLDYGIVYTLDALLFTFAFTALLRLPPILPEPSETRRSRAGLASVLDGLRYLGTRPNVRMTFLVDLVAMITSSPRVLFPAVGLVYLGGGETTAGVLTAAVAAGAMLAGLFSGGLARVRWQGRIIVVAITIWGLAVAAFGAVLVAAGRSGPDHVLWAALALAVVTLAAAGAADAVSAVFRQTILQTATPDDMRGRLQGVFVVVVAGGPRLGELLLGWLSGTLGEGGAAVVGGLACVVILWVLVRAQRGFWRYDALDPQP; encoded by the coding sequence GTGCCCTCCCTGCTCGTGGACGTGACCCCGCTGCGCGTCAGCCCCGAGTTCCGCCGGCTCTGGTGGGGCCTCTCGGTCGCGAACCTCGGCGCGCAGCTCACCGTCGTCGCGGTGGGGCTCCAGGTGTACGAGCTGACCCGGTCGACCTTCGCGGTCGGCGTCGTCGGGCTGTGCGCGCTGGTCCCGCTCGTCGTGTTCGGCCTGTACGGCGGCGCGATCGTCGACCACGCCGACCGCCGCAAGGTCGCGCTGGTCGCGTCCGCGGTGAGCTGGGTCGCCACCGTCGGGCTGGCGATCCAGGGCTGGTCGGACAACACCCACGTCGGCGTGCTGTACGCGCTGGTCGCGCTGCAGTCCGGCGCCGGGGCCGTGAACAGCCCCGCGCGGTCGGCGATCATCCCGCGCCTGCTCGAGCCCCGGCTGATGCCCGCCGCGAACGCGCTGCAGACGGTCGGCTGGAACGTCGCGCTCACGCTCGGCCCGCTGCTCGGCGCCGGGCTGGTCGCCCTGCTCGACTACGGGATCGTCTACACGCTCGACGCGCTGCTGTTCACGTTCGCGTTCACCGCGCTGCTGCGGCTCCCGCCGATCCTCCCGGAGCCGTCGGAGACCCGCCGGTCCCGGGCCGGGCTCGCGTCCGTCCTCGACGGCCTGCGGTACCTGGGCACCCGGCCGAACGTCCGCATGACGTTCCTGGTCGACCTGGTCGCCATGATCACGTCGTCGCCGCGCGTGCTGTTCCCGGCGGTCGGCCTGGTCTACCTGGGCGGCGGCGAGACGACGGCGGGCGTGCTGACGGCGGCGGTCGCCGCGGGCGCCATGCTCGCGGGCCTGTTCTCCGGGGGGCTCGCGCGCGTGCGCTGGCAGGGGCGGATCATCGTCGTCGCCATCACGATCTGGGGCCTCGCCGTCGCGGCGTTCGGCGCGGTGCTCGTCGCCGCCGGGCGGTCCGGGCCGGACCACGTGCTGTGGGCCGCGCTCGCGCTGGCCGTGGTCACCCTCGCCGCCGCCGGCGCGGCCGACGCCGTCAGCGCGGTGTTCCGGCAGACGATCCTGCAGACCGCGACGCCGGACGACATGCGCGGCCGGCTGCAGGGCGTGTTCGTCGTGGTGGTCGCGGGCGGGCCCCGGCTCGGCGAGCTGCTGCTCGGCTGGCTGTCGGGCACGCTCGGCGAGGGCGGGGCGGCCGTCGTCGGGGGCCTCGCCTGCGTCGTGATCCTGTGGGTGCTCGTGCGGGCGCAGCGCGGGTTCTGGCGGTACGACGCCCTCGACCCGCAGCCCTGA
- a CDS encoding GPP34 family phosphoprotein: MSTVPTDPSDPTDPASPTLAEDLLLLLFDPRNGVFHGEGVPLFHVLAGAVLVDLAEQDRVEVAATPTWRGRPVTARGDAPPADALLRPTWERVARSPVDVQQLIVETGPVLRPATVDRLVERGHLRRERRKVLGLLPVTALADGGTPRRAELVAAVRATLVDGAEPDARTAALAGLLSASGSLPALHREIPWSGAVHDRGRALQEADRGTAEAAEAVRRTVVAALATMVVTATAAGQAR, from the coding sequence ATGAGCACCGTCCCGACCGACCCGTCCGACCCGACCGACCCGGCGTCCCCGACGCTCGCCGAGGACCTGCTCCTGCTGCTGTTCGACCCGCGCAACGGCGTGTTCCACGGCGAGGGGGTGCCGCTGTTCCACGTGCTCGCCGGCGCGGTGCTCGTCGACCTCGCCGAGCAGGACCGGGTGGAGGTCGCGGCGACGCCGACCTGGCGTGGGCGCCCGGTCACGGCCCGCGGCGACGCCCCGCCCGCCGACGCGCTGCTGCGGCCCACCTGGGAGCGGGTCGCCCGCTCGCCCGTCGACGTGCAGCAGCTGATCGTCGAGACCGGGCCCGTCCTACGGCCGGCGACCGTCGACCGGCTCGTCGAGCGCGGGCACCTGCGGCGCGAGCGGCGCAAGGTGCTCGGCCTGCTGCCCGTGACGGCGCTCGCGGACGGCGGGACGCCCCGCCGCGCGGAGCTGGTCGCCGCCGTGCGCGCCACGCTGGTCGACGGCGCCGAGCCCGACGCCCGCACCGCCGCGCTCGCGGGGCTGCTCTCCGCGAGCGGCTCCCTGCCCGCGCTGCACCGCGAGATCCCGTGGTCCGGCGCGGTGCACGACCGCGGCCGCGCCCTCCAGGAGGCCGACCGCGGGACCGCCGAGGCCGCGGAGGCGGTCCGCCGCACCGTGGTCGCCGCGCTCGCGACGATGGTCGTGACCGCGACCGCCGCCGGCCAGGCCCGCTGA
- a CDS encoding carbohydrate ABC transporter permease: protein MSDSQGVGPLVISSPEGRSATGGGAVAAPSPAPRPRRRRGSWRQRLEIGLLSGPAILVFLAFVIFPVVMAAYYGFFKWKGFGPPTDFVGLDNYVAILKDPTFHDALRHNGFIVVMSLVLQGPAAVILALLLNRKIRGRSLIRVLIFVPYVISEVIVGTGWSLMLQTTGAVNDLLEKIGLGGWAVDWLSDPKIAIWSLMLIITWKYIGFAVILFLAGLQSIPEELHEAAAIDGASYWQAQRAITLPLLGPTIRIWAFLSIIGSLQLFDLVYIIWGQYVSATAGTSTMATYMVSNGRLAGNYGFGNAVAVVLFLISLVIALTYQRFVLRRDTEGALTERKK, encoded by the coding sequence ATGAGCGACTCGCAGGGCGTGGGCCCGCTGGTCATCTCGTCGCCCGAGGGTCGCTCGGCGACCGGGGGCGGTGCCGTCGCGGCACCGTCCCCGGCGCCCCGCCCGCGCCGGCGGCGCGGGAGCTGGCGTCAGCGGCTCGAGATCGGCCTCCTGTCCGGGCCGGCCATCCTGGTCTTCCTGGCGTTCGTCATCTTCCCCGTGGTGATGGCGGCGTACTACGGCTTCTTCAAGTGGAAGGGCTTCGGCCCGCCCACCGACTTCGTCGGGCTCGACAACTACGTCGCGATCCTCAAGGACCCGACGTTCCACGACGCGCTGCGGCACAACGGGTTCATCGTCGTGATGTCCCTGGTCCTGCAGGGGCCGGCGGCCGTGATCCTGGCGCTGCTGCTCAACCGCAAGATCCGAGGCCGCTCGCTGATCCGGGTGCTGATCTTCGTGCCCTACGTGATCTCCGAGGTCATCGTCGGCACCGGCTGGAGCCTCATGCTCCAGACCACGGGCGCCGTGAACGACCTGCTCGAGAAGATCGGGCTCGGGGGCTGGGCGGTCGACTGGCTGTCCGACCCGAAGATCGCCATCTGGTCGCTGATGCTCATCATCACCTGGAAGTACATCGGCTTCGCGGTGATCCTGTTCCTCGCGGGCCTGCAGTCGATCCCCGAGGAGCTGCACGAGGCCGCGGCCATCGACGGCGCGTCCTACTGGCAGGCCCAGCGCGCGATCACCCTGCCGCTGCTCGGCCCGACCATCCGGATCTGGGCGTTCCTGTCGATCATCGGCTCGCTGCAGCTGTTCGACCTCGTCTACATCATCTGGGGGCAGTACGTCTCCGCCACCGCCGGGACGTCGACGATGGCCACCTACATGGTGTCCAACGGGCGCCTGGCCGGGAACTACGGCTTCGGCAACGCCGTCGCGGTCGTGCTGTTCCTCATCTCGCTGGTCATCGCGCTGACCTACCAGCGCTTCGTGCTCCGCCGGGACACCGAGGGCGCGCTCACCGAGAGGAAGAAGTGA
- a CDS encoding extracellular solute-binding protein has protein sequence MKARKTLAVTAAAIVAAMTLAACGGGDSGSGGEDGGDVTMTFWHNSTTGDGKAYWEDTVAAFEEANPGVTINIQSIQNEDMDGKLQTALNSGDAPDIFMARGGGKLADVVEAGQAMDLSDALTQETRDALGEASLAAFTVDGGVYGVPTAVLPGGIYYSKDLFQQAGITETPTTVDELSAAVDKLKAAGIQPIALGAKDAWPAAHWYYFFALRECSQDTMAQAAKDMSFDDACWTKAGEDLQDFAGTEPFNDGYLTTTAQQGAGSSAGLIANHQAAMELMGAWDPGVIASLTPDQQPLADLGWFPFPAVDGGDGDATAMMGGVDGFTCFVDAPAACADFLNFIAEKENQEGYAEAFVTLPASKDAQSVVTDPALQDVLASYNDAAYVSVWLDTLFGQNIGNALNTSVVEMLAGSGSPDKIVEAVNAAAAKE, from the coding sequence ATGAAGGCACGGAAGACGCTGGCGGTCACGGCCGCGGCGATCGTCGCGGCCATGACCCTGGCCGCCTGCGGCGGCGGCGACTCGGGGTCCGGTGGCGAGGACGGCGGGGACGTCACCATGACGTTCTGGCACAACTCGACGACGGGCGACGGGAAGGCCTACTGGGAGGACACCGTCGCGGCGTTCGAGGAGGCCAACCCGGGCGTCACGATCAACATCCAGTCCATCCAGAACGAGGACATGGACGGCAAGCTCCAGACGGCGCTGAACTCGGGCGACGCGCCGGACATCTTCATGGCGCGCGGCGGCGGCAAGCTGGCCGACGTCGTCGAGGCCGGCCAGGCCATGGACCTGAGCGACGCGCTCACCCAGGAGACGCGCGACGCGCTCGGCGAGGCGTCCCTGGCGGCGTTCACGGTCGACGGCGGCGTGTACGGCGTCCCGACCGCCGTGCTCCCCGGCGGCATCTACTACAGCAAGGACCTGTTCCAGCAGGCCGGCATCACCGAGACCCCGACGACCGTCGACGAGCTGAGCGCCGCGGTCGACAAGCTCAAGGCCGCGGGCATCCAGCCGATCGCGCTGGGCGCCAAGGACGCGTGGCCGGCCGCGCACTGGTACTACTTCTTCGCCCTGCGCGAGTGCTCGCAGGACACCATGGCGCAGGCCGCCAAGGACATGTCCTTCGACGACGCGTGCTGGACGAAGGCCGGCGAGGACCTGCAGGACTTCGCGGGCACGGAGCCGTTCAACGACGGCTACCTGACCACGACCGCGCAGCAGGGCGCCGGCTCGTCGGCGGGCCTCATCGCGAACCACCAGGCCGCGATGGAGCTCATGGGCGCGTGGGACCCGGGCGTCATCGCCTCGCTCACGCCGGACCAGCAGCCGCTGGCCGACCTCGGCTGGTTCCCGTTCCCGGCGGTCGACGGCGGTGACGGCGACGCCACGGCCATGATGGGCGGCGTCGACGGCTTCACCTGCTTCGTGGACGCGCCGGCCGCGTGCGCCGACTTCCTCAACTTCATCGCGGAGAAGGAGAACCAGGAGGGCTACGCCGAGGCGTTCGTCACCCTGCCCGCGAGCAAGGACGCGCAGTCGGTCGTGACCGACCCGGCCCTGCAGGACGTCCTGGCGTCCTACAACGACGCGGCCTACGTGTCCGTCTGGCTCGACACGCTGTTCGGCCAGAACATCGGCAACGCGCTCAACACCAGCGTGGTCGAGATGCTCGCCGGCAGCGGCAGCCCCGACAAGATCGTCGAGGCTGTCAACGCCGCGGCGGCCAAGGAGTAG
- a CDS encoding carbohydrate ABC transporter permease, translated as MAATALQAPPLPASRPEPRRRRGRSLERVNPLVYVVAWLLVGICIGPVAYIVLGGLRTNSQITVDPSGFPTTWEFGNYVDVLTSSLFWQQFANSAICGIATTIGVVILGVMASFVVARYEFRGRGAMYSLFAAGLMFPMTVAITPLYIMIRQLGLMNSLAGIILPQIAFALPTTIIILVPFLRAIPKELEEAASIDGASRLGFFFRMVVPLSVPGVVTVGILAFVASWNSYMLPLFILNDEGQYTLPLGVQAFASQYSVDTARVLAFTSLSMIPALIFFSLFERRIVGGLTGAVKG; from the coding sequence ATGGCCGCCACCGCGCTCCAGGCGCCGCCGCTGCCCGCCTCGCGCCCCGAGCCCCGCCGTCGCCGCGGCCGCTCGCTCGAGCGCGTCAACCCGCTGGTCTACGTCGTCGCGTGGCTGCTCGTCGGGATCTGCATCGGCCCCGTCGCGTACATCGTGCTCGGCGGCCTGCGGACCAACTCGCAGATCACGGTCGACCCGTCCGGCTTCCCGACGACGTGGGAGTTCGGCAACTACGTCGACGTGCTGACCAGCTCGCTGTTCTGGCAGCAGTTCGCGAACTCGGCGATCTGCGGCATCGCGACCACGATCGGCGTCGTCATCCTGGGTGTCATGGCCAGCTTCGTCGTCGCCCGGTACGAGTTCCGGGGCCGCGGCGCGATGTACTCGCTGTTCGCCGCGGGGCTCATGTTCCCGATGACGGTCGCGATCACGCCGCTGTACATCATGATCCGCCAGCTCGGGCTGATGAACAGCCTGGCCGGCATCATCCTGCCGCAGATCGCGTTCGCGCTGCCGACGACGATCATCATCCTGGTGCCGTTCCTGCGGGCCATCCCGAAGGAGCTCGAGGAGGCCGCGTCGATCGACGGCGCCAGCCGGCTCGGGTTCTTCTTCCGGATGGTCGTGCCGCTGTCCGTCCCGGGCGTCGTGACGGTCGGCATCCTCGCGTTCGTCGCGAGCTGGAACAGCTACATGCTGCCGCTGTTCATCCTGAACGACGAGGGGCAGTACACGCTGCCGCTCGGCGTCCAGGCGTTCGCCTCGCAGTACTCCGTCGACACCGCCCGGGTGCTGGCGTTCACGTCGCTGTCGATGATCCCCGCGCTGATCTTCTTCTCGCTCTTCGAGCGGCGGATCGTCGGCGGGCTCACCGGCGCCGTCAAGGGCTGA
- a CDS encoding MerR family transcriptional regulator gives MDASEAVGRAWSTRQLAELAGTTVKAVRYYHEVGLLEEPERAGNGYKQYRVPHLVRLLQIKRLSDLGLPLAQIAALCRADQRPDDAIRVLDAELAATIERLQRVRAELAVVLRDRAPVDVPEGFAEVAGPLSEADRAMLLIWSRVLDERAMAELRDMMQTRSDGDDEFDALPPDADDATVEALAVRLARVIAQARERYVSVRDPGAFGLRGAEEARRTVLPAMAHLYNPAQLRTLARAEQIRAQSAPEDLAPPTEEDR, from the coding sequence ATGGACGCATCCGAGGCCGTCGGCCGTGCGTGGAGCACCCGGCAGCTCGCCGAGCTGGCCGGCACGACCGTGAAGGCCGTGCGGTACTACCACGAGGTGGGGCTGCTCGAGGAGCCCGAGCGCGCCGGCAACGGCTACAAGCAGTACCGCGTGCCGCACCTGGTGCGCCTGCTGCAGATCAAGCGGCTGAGCGACCTCGGCCTGCCGCTCGCGCAGATCGCCGCGCTGTGCCGCGCGGACCAGCGGCCCGACGACGCCATCCGCGTGCTGGACGCCGAGCTCGCCGCGACGATCGAGCGGCTGCAGCGGGTCCGGGCGGAGCTCGCCGTCGTCCTGCGCGACCGCGCCCCCGTCGACGTGCCCGAGGGGTTCGCCGAGGTGGCCGGCCCGCTGTCGGAGGCGGACCGGGCCATGCTGCTCATCTGGTCGCGCGTGCTCGACGAGCGGGCCATGGCGGAGCTGCGGGACATGATGCAGACCCGCTCCGACGGCGACGACGAGTTCGACGCGCTGCCCCCGGACGCGGACGACGCGACGGTGGAGGCGCTCGCCGTCCGGCTCGCCCGGGTGATCGCGCAGGCCCGCGAGCGGTACGTCTCCGTGCGCGACCCCGGCGCGTTCGGCCTGCGCGGCGCCGAGGAGGCCCGCCGCACCGTGCTGCCCGCGATGGCGCACCTCTACAACCCCGCGCAGCTGCGAACCCTGGCCCGCGCGGAGCAGATCCGGGCGCAGAGCGCGCCGGAGGACCTCGCGCCGCCCACCGAGGAGGACCGATGA
- a CDS encoding LacI family DNA-binding transcriptional regulator yields the protein MAQRVTITDVAREAGVSVATVSKVVNQRDGIAAGTATHVRAVVDRLGYESSLVARGLRSHRTGVIGVLVAEFEPFSSEILKGAGAALRDTEHALLAYTGGGSGRAGWEHRYLARLSGTLIDGAVLVTPTVLHPGSPVPVVAVDPHAGPGGLPTVDSDNLHGAVLAVRHLLGLGHRRIGFLGGRTDLESSRLREAGYRAALAEAGIAVDPALVHVAEYRRDAADAPTAAMLALDDPPTALFAANDLSAMGILDAAARLGVRVPTDLSVVGFDDVPEAAATTPPLTTVRQEIQGLGRAAVAMLLELLGPAGGPAAAAEHQRLPTQLVVRGTTAVPRR from the coding sequence ATGGCACAGCGGGTGACGATCACCGACGTCGCCCGCGAGGCCGGTGTCTCGGTGGCGACGGTCTCGAAGGTGGTCAACCAGCGGGACGGCATCGCGGCCGGCACCGCGACGCACGTGCGCGCCGTCGTCGACCGGCTCGGCTACGAGTCGAGCCTCGTCGCGCGCGGGCTCCGCTCGCACCGCACCGGCGTCATCGGGGTGCTGGTCGCGGAGTTCGAGCCGTTCAGCTCGGAGATCCTCAAGGGCGCGGGCGCGGCCCTCCGGGACACCGAGCACGCGCTGCTCGCCTACACCGGCGGCGGCTCCGGCCGGGCCGGCTGGGAGCACCGCTACCTCGCGCGCCTCAGCGGCACCCTCATCGACGGCGCCGTGCTGGTGACCCCAACCGTCCTGCACCCCGGGTCCCCGGTGCCCGTGGTCGCCGTCGACCCGCACGCCGGCCCGGGCGGCCTGCCGACCGTCGACTCCGACAACCTGCACGGCGCCGTCCTCGCCGTCCGGCACCTGCTCGGGCTGGGGCACCGGCGGATCGGGTTCCTCGGCGGGCGCACCGACCTCGAGTCCTCGCGGCTGCGGGAGGCGGGCTACCGCGCGGCGCTCGCCGAGGCGGGCATCGCCGTCGACCCGGCGCTGGTGCACGTGGCCGAGTACCGCCGCGACGCGGCCGACGCGCCGACCGCGGCGATGCTCGCGCTCGACGACCCGCCGACCGCGCTGTTCGCGGCCAACGACCTGTCCGCCATGGGCATCCTGGACGCCGCCGCGCGCCTCGGGGTCCGGGTGCCGACCGACCTGTCCGTGGTGGGGTTCGACGACGTGCCCGAGGCCGCCGCGACGACGCCGCCGCTGACGACCGTGCGGCAGGAGATCCAGGGACTCGGGCGGGCCGCGGTGGCGATGCTGCTGGAGCTGCTCGGGCCAGCCGGGGGCCCGGCTGCGGCGGCGGAGCACCAGCGGCTGCCGACGCAGCTGGTGGTCCGCGGCACGACGGCGGTCCCGCGCCGCTAG
- a CDS encoding thioredoxin domain-containing protein → MSTTPSPGKGRPSKNERRDAAREQARALREQQAKRDRRNRFLGIGMLSVAVLALGGVLVWVLTQGGGSSDEALPDYPDTPLSEVADVPSTALPEGGIPVSASGVGGEVDDSATRVDVYLDYMCPACGAFEETNGDNLIALASDGAATVVYHPIAILNRYSNGTGYSTRAASAAALVADEAPDQFAAFNEQLFAGQPDEGTDGLTNAEIASIARDAGVSGSVADKISDGSALDRFGQWVTSATNDVTANPDLVNEANGSFGTPTITVDGEIWTENWTDPNALLQAVGS, encoded by the coding sequence ATGAGCACCACCCCGAGCCCCGGCAAGGGCCGGCCGTCGAAGAACGAGCGGCGCGACGCCGCCCGCGAGCAGGCGCGCGCCCTGCGCGAGCAGCAGGCCAAGCGCGACCGCCGCAACAGGTTCCTGGGCATCGGCATGCTGTCCGTCGCGGTCCTCGCGCTCGGCGGCGTCCTCGTCTGGGTCCTCACCCAGGGCGGCGGCAGCAGCGACGAGGCCCTGCCGGACTACCCGGACACCCCGCTGAGCGAGGTCGCCGACGTGCCGAGCACGGCGCTGCCCGAGGGCGGCATCCCCGTGAGCGCCTCGGGCGTCGGCGGGGAGGTCGACGACAGCGCGACCCGCGTCGACGTCTACCTCGACTACATGTGCCCCGCCTGCGGCGCCTTCGAGGAGACCAACGGCGACAACCTCATCGCGCTCGCCTCCGACGGCGCCGCCACCGTGGTCTACCACCCGATCGCGATCCTCAACCGGTACTCGAACGGCACCGGCTACTCGACCCGCGCCGCCTCCGCGGCCGCGCTCGTCGCCGACGAGGCGCCCGACCAGTTCGCCGCGTTCAACGAGCAGCTGTTCGCGGGCCAGCCCGACGAGGGCACCGACGGCCTGACCAACGCGGAGATCGCCTCGATCGCGCGCGACGCCGGGGTGTCCGGCAGCGTCGCGGACAAGATCTCCGACGGCAGCGCGCTCGACCGGTTCGGGCAGTGGGTGACCTCCGCGACCAACGACGTCACGGCGAACCCGGACCTGGTGAACGAGGCCAACGGCAGCTTCGGCACGCCGACGATCACCGTCGACGGCGAGATCTGGACCGAGAACTGGACCGACCCGAACGCCCTGCTGCAGGCGGTCGGCTCCTGA
- a CDS encoding sugar O-acetyltransferase translates to MDLDLAAALADGRTEYEKMVAGDWYRYRSGPELADLTTSTQRTCRRITALYDEDRAAAEALFRDLLGTVGEGVDFRPPFYLDYGHRLHLGDRTFVNADFLTLGGGEIRVGADVLIGPSVRLYTPTHVLDPELRPQGWERVSSITIEDGVWLGGSVVVCPGVTIGARSVVGAGSVVTRDVPPDVVVAGNPARVVRSLLPEG, encoded by the coding sequence GTGGATCTCGACCTGGCGGCCGCGCTCGCGGACGGCCGCACGGAGTACGAGAAGATGGTGGCCGGAGACTGGTACCGCTACCGGTCGGGCCCCGAGCTGGCGGACCTGACGACGAGCACCCAGCGCACCTGCCGCCGGATCACCGCCCTCTACGACGAGGACCGGGCCGCGGCGGAGGCGCTGTTCCGCGACCTGCTGGGCACCGTGGGCGAGGGCGTCGACTTCCGGCCGCCGTTCTACCTGGACTACGGCCACCGCCTGCACCTCGGCGACCGGACCTTCGTGAACGCGGACTTCCTGACCCTGGGCGGCGGGGAGATCCGGGTCGGCGCGGACGTGCTGATCGGCCCGAGCGTGCGGCTCTACACCCCGACGCACGTGCTGGACCCGGAGCTGCGCCCGCAGGGCTGGGAGCGCGTCTCGTCGATCACGATCGAGGACGGGGTGTGGCTGGGCGGCAGCGTCGTGGTGTGCCCGGGCGTCACCATCGGGGCGCGGTCCGTGGTGGGCGCGGGCTCGGTCGTCACGAGGGACGTGCCGCCGGACGTGGTCGTGGCGGGGAACCCGGCGCGGGTCGTGCGGTCGCTGCTGCCCGAGGGCTGA